TGAGTCAGTTAGTACATAAATGGCACCATCGGGGCCTTGGCGAACATCGCGGAAACGTGCTTCACGCTCGGTGAGAAGACGATGCTGACCAACCACCTGACCATTCTCCATGTCTACATGGCGAACCTCTTTGCCCGCTAATGCGGCAATCAAAAAGTCACCATCCCAGGCGCTAAACTGAGAATTTTGAAGTTGTGCAAAGCCAGCAGGGGCTATAGACGGAACGTAGTAGAACATGGGTTGTTCCATGCCATCCAACTCAGTATAGGGGGTGATCTGGGCGCCAGAATATTCCGTGCCGTAAGTGATAGCCGGCCAGCCGTAGTTCAGCGCAGCTTCAATCACATTGATTTCGTCACCACCTTTGGGGCCATGTTCATGGACATACAATACGTTGGTATTGGTATCAAAGACAATTCCCTGTGGATTGCGATGACCGTAGCTCCAAATCTCTGCCCGCGCGTCGTCACGACCAACAAATGGATTGTCGGCAGGAATCGAGCCGTCGGCATTGATGCGAATAATCTTCCCCATGAGACTATTTAGCTGCTGAGAATGTTCTCGGTAGTTGTAACCTTCACCCGTGCCGAAGACTAACGTGCCGTCCGGGAGGAAGGTCATTCGTCCGCCGTAATGTGCACCCCCTGATTTAAGGGGGCTTACGGTAAACAGTATCTCTAGATCCGTTAATGCGTTGCCAACCAGCTTCGCCCGCGCAACACGCAGTCCGTTTTCATCGTTGGAGCCCCAAGCATAGCTAAGGTAAACCCACTGATTAGCGGCGAAGTTGGGGTGGGGGAGTGCTTCGAAAAAGCCTGCTTGGCTCTTGACGAACGCTTCGGGAACACCCTCAAGCGCGACGCGGTTTTTGCCATCTTTGCTCACCAACTGAATAGTGCCGCTTCGCTCAGCGACCAACATCGCGCCGCCGGGCAGGAAGCTAAGTCCCCAAGGCTGATTGAAGCCTTCGGCCAGCTCTTCAACATCGTAATTGGCGATAGTCGGTACGTCACTGGGCGCCGGCGATAGCTGTGGTTGGGCGAGCGCGGCGGTGGTAATTACCCACGTAGAAAGAATAAATTGGCGTAGCATGGTGTTATCCCCTTATCAATTCGCTAGGTTGAGGCCAGATAATTTGGATTGGCCTAAACATGGTTTTTTAGCGTAGAGTATTCAATTCATTAATTATTTTATGTGTAGAGCTTAATAGAATATGCCTAATCGACAAACGCTTTTTGCATTTTTAACGAGTACCCTGGTGACCTTCATCCTAGCCTCGCTATTTAATACACAGTTTGTCATTGCTGGCCTCGAGTCCGTTAATGTAGTGGTTCCGTTTAGCGATCGCGCTAGGATGTCATGGTTAGACCTTCAAGGCTTAGCGTTTACCTACGGCATAGTCATCTTGATTGGTTTACTCTTGGCCTTTTGGTTTATGTCTTTTGTGAACCGCTTCAAAGCGCTTCCCAAACTTTGGTTTCCCCTCGGCGGCGCGATTGCCTTTATAGTGATGATTGCCGCGATGGAACCATTACTTGGTGTGACCTTAATTACGGGTGCCAGAACGCTATTAGGTTGGGCTGCCCAGTGCGCCGCGGGAGCACTAGGCGGCTTGGTTTTCAGTTATCTTAACACCCCAGCCGCAACAGTTACTGACTAACGGGGCACGAACTCCAGCACGGTGGCGTTGATGCAATATCGCAACTGGCCGTTGGGGCCGTCGTCAAAAACGTGTCCTAAATGAATGCCGGTTGAAGCCGAGCGCAATTCAGTCCGTTGCATGCCATAGCGATTATCGGTGTGTTCGGTCACCGCACCATCAACGGGTTTAGTGAATGACAACCAACCGGTAGCAGAATTGAATCGATCTCGGGTGTCAAAGAGTGGGGCGCCGGAAAGGGTATCCACGAACTGTCCATCAGGGGTATTTTTGAAAAGATCGTAAGCTTTGCAGAACGCGGCATCCGTCCCTTCATTGAAGGCCACGTTGAAGGCTTCACTCTGACCTAGCTTAAAGGCGCCAAGGGCTCGATAGAAATCCTCCTCTCCCAAAAAACCTTGATGAGCAAACACTTCGCTGCCGTCCTCCAAAAAGAGTATGGTAGGAGTGGCCCAGGTGGGAGTGTTAATGCTTAGCCCATCAAGTTGGTGGGCGAAGCGGAAGGTCATTGGGATACTACCTTGGTAATCGTTTGCCACTTCGGTCTTAAATTTCTCGCAATATGGACAGTAAAACTCAGCATCAATCACTACAATGTGTTTGCCGCTGAGCAGTGCCTCATTGTCTACTAACTCTGTGGTATTGCCACTAAAACGAACGCCGGTGCTGTGATCAGGACAGTAGCCCTCGGGATTCTTCGCCAGATAGTCTTGGTGGTATTCCTCCGCTGAATAGAAGCTTTCTAGCGGTTTAATCTGCGTGGTTATCTCGCCATAACCGGCATTAGTGAGCAGCGCTTGATATTCCTGGGTTAATCTCTGAGCAACGGTGCTTTGTAGCGGTGTGGTGGTGAGGATAATAGAGCGATACTGGGTGCCAATATCATTGCCTTGGCGATTTCCTTGGGTGGGATCATGTTGTTCGTAAAAGGCTTTAATTAATGCTTCAACAGAAATAGCATTGGCATTGAATCTAAGCTTAACTACCTCGGCATGGTTGTTGGGGTTAAATCGATTACTCGCTTGGGTGATAGTTCGGTAATTAGGTGCTACCTGGCCGTCGGCGTAGCCGGACTCAGCATCTAATACCCCAGGCATCGCTTCGTAGCGCTTCTCGACACCCCAAAAGCAGCCTGCACCCAGCACGATAGTTTGGATGTTCTCGGTGGCTTCTGCCGAGGCAGGGGTTTGAGCATGAGCCACTATTGAGGTAGCTAATCCAATGAGCAGTAAGCATTTTTTCAACAGCATGATAATCTCCTTGTACAGCCATAATACGTAGCCCCAGCGTAGATTCGCTACGGTAATTTCCACCACGTAAATACCGTATTCTCAGCGGTCGCTGGCAATGAAAAGCAATCAACATGAACCAACGAAAATAGGCGTCATTCACCATAAAAATTCGTCGAATTGTTTTCAGTGGTTCACTCTCTTAGTAAACAAGGAGAACTTGCCATGCTTTCAACCCCTGATTTATGTGACCAATATTCTGAACAGGTAAAAGTGATTACGCCCAACGCTTTTCGTGATTACGGTGCGAAGGACTGTTTCGCCGGTGAGGTGGTCACTATTAAGTGTTTCGAAGACAACTCGAGGGTGAAGGAACAGCTTGCAGAGCCCGGTATAGGGCGCGTACTTGTAGTCGATGGTGGCGCTTCGATGCGCAGAGCATTGCTGGGCGATCTCATTGCGGCCAACGCTGTACAGAATGGCTGGGCAGGGGTGGTGATTTTCGGTTGTGTCAGAGATGTAGAAATCCTCTCAACGCTTCCTTTAGGAATTAAAGCTCTAGCTAGTATTCCACTCAAGACCGATCGTCGCGGAGCGGGGCAGGTGAATATAACGTTAGAAGTGGGAGGCATTCAGATCCAGCCTGGGGACTATCTCGTAGCCGATACCAATGGAGTGGTGGTTGTGCCAGCGCTTATTGGTAGAACTTTAGCCGCCAGTTAGTTCTATCTGAACAATCGAAGCGGTGAGCAGAAACTTTGCTACTAGGTTTCGCCGTCAATTGCCTTGTGCTTTACTTAAGTTATCGTGATGGCTATTGCAAAGGAAAAAGTATGAGGCGCTGGCTTGTATTGGGTGTTGTCCTGCTGGTTACGGGGTGCGATGAGCAGGGCGAATCAGTTGCCTTGGGGAATCTTGAGCGAGAGCGTGTCGCTCACACTGCGCCGGCTCAGGAGGTGATTATCGCCTTGCCCGTGAGTCAAGGTGAAGCGGTGACACAGGGAGATTTGTTAGTCCAATTCGATAGTCGAATCCAAGCAGCTCAGGTTGCCGCGGCCCAAGCAGAGGTGCTTCGTGCTGAGGCTCAGCTGGATAAACTTCGAAGCGGTGCGCGTGTTGAGGAAGTGGCTGCGGCGCAAGCGGAGGTCACTGGCGCTAGAGCTGCTGTAGTGGATGCGCGTCAAAGCTATTTTCGAACAAAAGACTTAGTAGACCGCGAGATGCAAAGCAGAGCAGCACTTGATCATGTAATTGCTCGACGTGATTCGGCCGAAGCGTCCTTGCAAAGTGCACAAGAGCGCCTACGCCAACTAACAAACGGTACCCGAGAGGAAGATCTTCGTATCGCTGAGGCGGAGCTTGACGCGGCGCAGGCAAAATTAGAAGGCGAGCAAAAATTACTCGAAGATCTAAGTGTTCGCGCCACGAGGACGGGAATTTTAGATAACCTTCCTTGGAATCTGGGAGAGCGTGTTACACAGGGAAGTCCCGTTGCAATTGTACTGGCAGGTGATGCCCCCTTTGCCCGAGTCTATGTACCAGAGACTCACCGAGCCGCCATTAAAGTCGGTGATTCGCTCTTAGTTGAAGTGGATGGTGTGGCCAACAGTATACTCGGCGCGGTGACCTGGATCAGTAGTGAGCCGTCATTTACTCCGTACTATGCATTAACTCAGAATGAGCGAAGTAGGCTGATGTATGTAGCTGAAGTTCAGCTACCTGCAAACTATGCACATCTACCCTCCGGACTGCCCGTGGAAGTGAAAATGCCTGAAGGGGCCATTATTAATGAGTGAATGGGCGATTGAGGCCTGCGGCTTAACCAAACGATTCGGTGACTTTGCAGCCGTTAGTGGCCTAGATTTAAAGGTCAAAAAGGGCTCTATTTACGGTTTCCTTGGGCCCAATGGGTGCGGAAAAACCACGGCGATACGCTTACTAACGGGTTTATTAGCTGCCTCAGAGGGTGAGGCTAAACTATTTGGTCAGTCAGTCCTACAAAATAGCGATCAGCTCAAGTCCAAGATCGGCTATATGACTCAAAAATTCTCACTCTTTGACGATCTAACGGTGCGAGAAAATTTGCACTTTGTGGCATCAATCTATGGCTTGTCCAGAGCGGAACGTCGGCAGCGTATTGATCAGCTGATGACCGACTACGATCTCACCGAGAGGGCTGATAATTTTGCCGGATCCATGAGCGGAGGACAGCGACAGCGGTTGGCGCTCGCCGCCGCGACGATTCACCGCCCTCCACTACTTTTCCTTGATGAACCTACCTCGGCAGTGGATCCCGAAAATCGCCGAGACTTCTGGGAAAAGTTGTTTGACCTCTGCGATTCGGGCACTACGATTTTGGTCTCCACTCACTACATGGACGAGGCCGAACGCTGTCATCAATTAGCTATTTTGGAAGCTGGGATAAAACGAGTGGACGGATCTCCGCAACGGCTGATGGACGAAATGAGTGCTAATGTCGTGGAGGTGAGCGGATCGGATCTGCGTGGTGTAAAGCGGGCTTTAGAACTAAACCCGATGATTCAGAGCTCGGCGCAACTGGGCGCCCACTTGAGGGTACTGGTAGACAAAAAGGAGGCCGATCCGCTGCAATGGATGACTAAGCATTATCCTCAGCTTGAGAATAGAGTAGTGCTTGCCCGTCCTTCACTCGAAGATGTGTTCGTCAACTGTACCGGCGGTTCGGGGAGTCGACAATGAACTCCTTGCTTAGAATCTACGCTATTGTATCGAAGGAATTGTTACAGCTTCGCAGAGATAAAATGACCTTTGGTATGGTCATCATGATCCCGTTGATCCAGCTTTTGTTATTCGGTTTTGCCATTAATACCAATATTCGCGATATTCCAGTCGCCGTGGTGGATCAAAGTGGTACAGCCCTATCTCGAACCTTGGTTCAAATTGTTAGCGCTACCCAAGTGGTAGAGGTCACGCACTATTTTGATGGGGTATCCGCGGCAGAGGAAGCCATTCGAGAGGGCAGAGTAAGAGCCGCGCTCGTTATTCCTAGGGATGTGGATAATCGACTTGTTCGTCACCAAGCTGCGGGGTTGGCTTCACCCTCGTCAACGGATCAAGAAACCAGTCGACCTATCGCCCATTGGTTGGTGGATGGTTCTGATACCGTTATCGCTAGTGCGATAAAAGGCTTGAGGGCAATGCCATTGCGAGAGCTCTTTCGTCAGCCAGCCAATAGACAAGTACCAACCTTTGAAGTAACACTGTACTTCAATCCCGAGCAGCGAACGGCGGTTAATGTGGTGCCGGGTCTGGTAGGTGTCATTCTCACCATGACGATGATCATGTTTACCTCAGCGGCCATCGTTCGCGAGCGCGAGCGAGGTAACATGGAGATGTTGATCAATACACCTGTTCGCTCCATGGAACTGATGATCGGCAAAATTGTGCCCTATATATTTATTGGCTTCATTCAAGTAGGTATTATTTTGGGGCTTGGCTACTGGGTGTTTTCTGTTACGGTTAGCGGCTCTCTGCTCGACTTAGCTGTCGCAACCGGATTGTTTATTGCGGCAAGTCTCGCGCTGGGTCTAGTGATATCAACCGTGGCAGTGAACCAGCTACAAGCTATGCAAATGACCGTGTTCGTTTTACTACCTTCAATTCTGTTATCGGGTTTTATGTTTCCCTATGAGGGCATGCCGAAAGCTGCTCAGACCATAGCTGAAGCACTACCGGCTACGCATTTTATGCGGGTAATTCGAGGCGTTGTTTTGCGCGACGCAAGTTTATTTGAACTGCGTGCTGATCTTATTTGGTTAGCGCTATTTAGTATGGCTGGCTTGTTGGTGGCGTCATACCGGTTCAAGAAGCGTCTTGATTAATAGCACGCACCGCGCCTTGGTCGCGTAGTTCTTGGTGACCACTTCAGAAGCTCAAAGACTAAAAAGCCGGCACGAGGCCGGCTTGAGATTCAGACTAGGTATGACTTAGGCGCCGGGTTCAGCCAATACTTCCATCTGCTTGCCGAGGCGAATGGCCCAGCGGTTAAACAAGTTGCGTACGTCAAACTGCACTGAGGTACGATTGTTCATGGATGCTGTGCCAGTATCAAACCCCGCGTCGCGACGGTCTTCAATCACTAGAATTGTCTCAGTGCCTTGGACCACGGTGAAACGAACATCCATCTCGCCCGAGTACTTGGTGTAGTAACGTGAGCCTGGGCTTCGACTTGAGTCATCTTTAGGTGCTGTTGGCTTAATGCGAGTTAAGTCTGCGCTAACTACCGCGTCGGCTTCGTCGGCGGTGGCTGCCACAGTAATGTTGCTGGCCGAGAACGAGTTCTCAACAGATTTTGCATACGCTTCCTGCAGCCACTCCACATCACGGTCTGTTAGCACCCAATCACGATTAACTCGACTGGTTATACTGGTTGAACTGTCCGGTTGGATAATGGTTACATTGGTGAGGTCCATTGGCTCGAAATACACACTGGTCACCTCAGGGTAAGGATTCTTAGCAAAGGCGACGTCAAACTGCTTACTTTCTTGCCCTACGAGTTGATTGGCTTGAATGACAGGGCTAATGGTTTCGCTTGGCGTACCAACGCTCGCGCACCCCGAGACCGCAATGGCCATGATACCGGCAGTAAGAAATTGCTTTAGCATAATGTGTTTCCTCCAATGATCAGAGACGCCTTGTCTCTTGTTTTCTATCCCTATGACCTTAAAAAGGCTCATTCGTTGCCAATGTAAGGGTAATTCGCTAGCCATTCAAGTGAAAGTAGTTGCCAGCGCGTACTCAGCTCACCTTGGGATTGGCGGTGCTGAATGGGTTTTGGCAAATGCCTAATTAAGCGGCTTCGGCTTGTTGTTCAGCGGCGTGCTTTATATCACTTAAGTCTCTAGCTACCATTTTCTTGACTGAAGACTTCATTAGCGGGGCCATAAGTAGCGAAGAAAGCTTGGCGCTAAACGACACCGCTTTGGCACTAAAGCTCATGGCTAATTCGCAACCGCCGGGTTTAACTTGAATCGAAAGCTTGGAGAAGTACTTGGCGCCGTGGTTGTGCGCCTCCACCTGATAAAAATTGAGCGGTTCAGCTCGGGTGATCCACATGGTTTCGGTAGCTTCTTTGCCAAACATTTTTCGTGTTTCTTCCCAGCGAAGCCCAACTAGACCGTTGTCTCCCCGCTTGAGAATACTGACGCTGTCAACATTTGTTAGCCACGTAGCGCAATGCTCGATGTCACTAATAAAGTCCCAGACTACGCTAGCGGGAGCATTTATACGAACAACCTCGTTTACAAGTTCCTTCATCTTGAGCAGCTCCTTCAGCGGCTTGGTACGCGTCTAAAATCCGATACGAACAATTAGCGAGATTGGTTTCCTAGTCATAGCTATTGGCACCAAATACCCCCACACCTAAGGCGCTAGATATATGACGGATCGCTTCCATGGCACGGACACTATTCCCAGCCTCATCCAAACGTGGCGCAAAGGCAGCGATGGCAAATTTACCAGGGACTACCGCTACAATACCGCCACCCACACCCGTTTTAGCGGGTAAGCCAGCACTGAACATCCACTCGCCAGACTCATCATAAAAACCAGCCGTGGCCATTATGGCCAGTAGCTCAGGAACGTCTTCCGCGGCCAACATGCGTTCACCAGTAATAGGATTTTCACCGCCGTTCGCAAGTGTTGCGCCCATGACAGCAAGATCTCGCGTATTCACACCAATTGAGCACTGCATGGTATACACGCGGAGGCTTTCCTCGGGATCCGCGTACAAGCGGTTATCGTTGAAGAGAATATTGGCAATACCTCTATTGCTAGATGCTGAACTGTATTCTGATTCAAATACTTCGTCGAGAATGGCCAGTTCACTGCCCGCGAAGCCTTCTATGTTGCGGTGGATAAGCTCCCAGCGTTGGGCTTCGTCATTTGCTTCAACTAGACTGACGGCGGCTATCGCGCCAGCGTTCACCAACGGGTTAACCGAGCGTTGTTCGTACACCGCGAGGGCTAACTTACTGTTGAATGGCATACCCGTAGGCTCTACACCAATCTTTTCTCGGATAACTTCAGGGCTCTGTTGATTCATAATCAACGCCGCAGTAAATGGTTTGGAAACACTTTGGATAGAGAACCGATACTCAATATCGCCCGCTGTGAATAGCTTGCCGTCGCGCGTGGCAATGACTACCGCGAATAAGTCGCTTGGGACCTCGGCAAGAATCGGAATGTAATCCGCATTTTCGCCACGCTGGTCGTCCTTAAATTCGGCATAAGCCTCATCCACTGCCCGTTGCAGTGCCTCATCGCTGAAGTCGGCGATAGCGTAGTTGGCGACAACAATTAACGCCAAGCACGCAGGCGCTAGTTTTGCAGCAAGCCTTTTGATGTGTATATCCATGAATGCCTTCTCCGAAACCTGTTACTAACTATTAATATAAGCCAAGCAAGCTTGGTCTAAAGTGTCTTTGAAAAACTATACTTAACGGAAAACTGGATGCGCAGATCCTCACTCGAGAAACTGCCATAGTTATCGCGCTGAGCCCACTGAATTTCCGGGCCCATGAAAATATTGCTGGCGGGGTGCCAGAGCAAATTTGCCAAAGCGTATTGGCCCGTTTTGAATTCGGTGGCACTAGCGCTAGCTGGTAGATCATTATCCTGCATCGAATAGCCAATACTACTGGTCCATTGCTGGCTCCAATTTAAATCGATGAAAGCGACAATTCCGAGTACCGGAATGGTTGTGCTTGTTATGTCGCTTGGTGCTGTGCCAGCGGGCTGCCGAACACCGATATCTGCACTGGCATCATTGAGGTAGTTTTGAATGCCTTCACCGTAAACAGCTGATGCTCGGATTACGTGCCTACCAAGGAAGTAATTGGTGCTTAAGTTTAGGCCCCATCCCGTCTCTTCGCCGCTTAGGTCAATATTGCTGTCGCGACTTGTGTCTTTCCACTTTATTTGCCGTAGTATGCCCGCGGCTTGGACATGCCCCCAATCACCCGCCCAGCGATAATGCGCCGCAATATCGGGAAGCTCAAAGTCACCAATAAGTCCTCGGGTAGCTATGAAATCACTAAATTCACCGCCATCACCGGAGCCGCCAGGTCGCTCAATGGAAACGGCGAAACGTGAATCGCCATCACGCCACGGCGTCCAACGAACCTGAACATTATTATAGAAAACCATGCCGCTGGGGCCCCAGTATTCAATGGTGTTGGGGAATAGATCTGCGTCCATGAATACACTGTTGTACTGGCCGGCACCGA
This DNA window, taken from Umboniibacter marinipuniceus, encodes the following:
- a CDS encoding PQQ-dependent sugar dehydrogenase — its product is MLRQFILSTWVITTAALAQPQLSPAPSDVPTIANYDVEELAEGFNQPWGLSFLPGGAMLVAERSGTIQLVSKDGKNRVALEGVPEAFVKSQAGFFEALPHPNFAANQWVYLSYAWGSNDENGLRVARAKLVGNALTDLEILFTVSPLKSGGAHYGGRMTFLPDGTLVFGTGEGYNYREHSQQLNSLMGKIIRINADGSIPADNPFVGRDDARAEIWSYGHRNPQGIVFDTNTNVLYVHEHGPKGGDEINVIEAALNYGWPAITYGTEYSGAQITPYTELDGMEQPMFYYVPSIAPAGFAQLQNSQFSAWDGDFLIAALAGKEVRHVDMENGQVVGQHRLLTEREARFRDVRQGPDGAIYVLTDSSEGSILRLTPAQ
- the msrA gene encoding peptide-methionine (S)-S-oxide reductase MsrA, producing the protein MLLKKCLLLIGLATSIVAHAQTPASAEATENIQTIVLGAGCFWGVEKRYEAMPGVLDAESGYADGQVAPNYRTITQASNRFNPNNHAEVVKLRFNANAISVEALIKAFYEQHDPTQGNRQGNDIGTQYRSIILTTTPLQSTVAQRLTQEYQALLTNAGYGEITTQIKPLESFYSAEEYHQDYLAKNPEGYCPDHSTGVRFSGNTTELVDNEALLSGKHIVVIDAEFYCPYCEKFKTEVANDYQGSIPMTFRFAHQLDGLSINTPTWATPTILFLEDGSEVFAHQGFLGEEDFYRALGAFKLGQSEAFNVAFNEGTDAAFCKAYDLFKNTPDGQFVDTLSGAPLFDTRDRFNSATGWLSFTKPVDGAVTEHTDNRYGMQRTELRSASTGIHLGHVFDDGPNGQLRYCINATVLEFVPR
- a CDS encoding putative 4-hydroxy-4-methyl-2-oxoglutarate aldolase, translated to MLSTPDLCDQYSEQVKVITPNAFRDYGAKDCFAGEVVTIKCFEDNSRVKEQLAEPGIGRVLVVDGGASMRRALLGDLIAANAVQNGWAGVVIFGCVRDVEILSTLPLGIKALASIPLKTDRRGAGQVNITLEVGGIQIQPGDYLVADTNGVVVVPALIGRTLAAS
- a CDS encoding HlyD family secretion protein produces the protein MRRWLVLGVVLLVTGCDEQGESVALGNLERERVAHTAPAQEVIIALPVSQGEAVTQGDLLVQFDSRIQAAQVAAAQAEVLRAEAQLDKLRSGARVEEVAAAQAEVTGARAAVVDARQSYFRTKDLVDREMQSRAALDHVIARRDSAEASLQSAQERLRQLTNGTREEDLRIAEAELDAAQAKLEGEQKLLEDLSVRATRTGILDNLPWNLGERVTQGSPVAIVLAGDAPFARVYVPETHRAAIKVGDSLLVEVDGVANSILGAVTWISSEPSFTPYYALTQNERSRLMYVAEVQLPANYAHLPSGLPVEVKMPEGAIINE
- a CDS encoding ABC transporter ATP-binding protein → MSEWAIEACGLTKRFGDFAAVSGLDLKVKKGSIYGFLGPNGCGKTTAIRLLTGLLAASEGEAKLFGQSVLQNSDQLKSKIGYMTQKFSLFDDLTVRENLHFVASIYGLSRAERRQRIDQLMTDYDLTERADNFAGSMSGGQRQRLALAAATIHRPPLLFLDEPTSAVDPENRRDFWEKLFDLCDSGTTILVSTHYMDEAERCHQLAILEAGIKRVDGSPQRLMDEMSANVVEVSGSDLRGVKRALELNPMIQSSAQLGAHLRVLVDKKEADPLQWMTKHYPQLENRVVLARPSLEDVFVNCTGGSGSRQ
- a CDS encoding ABC transporter permease, with the translated sequence MNSLLRIYAIVSKELLQLRRDKMTFGMVIMIPLIQLLLFGFAINTNIRDIPVAVVDQSGTALSRTLVQIVSATQVVEVTHYFDGVSAAEEAIREGRVRAALVIPRDVDNRLVRHQAAGLASPSSTDQETSRPIAHWLVDGSDTVIASAIKGLRAMPLRELFRQPANRQVPTFEVTLYFNPEQRTAVNVVPGLVGVILTMTMIMFTSAAIVRERERGNMEMLINTPVRSMELMIGKIVPYIFIGFIQVGIILGLGYWVFSVTVSGSLLDLAVATGLFIAASLALGLVISTVAVNQLQAMQMTVFVLLPSILLSGFMFPYEGMPKAAQTIAEALPATHFMRVIRGVVLRDASLFELRADLIWLALFSMAGLLVASYRFKKRLD
- a CDS encoding DUF3313 family protein, which translates into the protein MLKQFLTAGIMAIAVSGCASVGTPSETISPVIQANQLVGQESKQFDVAFAKNPYPEVTSVYFEPMDLTNVTIIQPDSSTSITSRVNRDWVLTDRDVEWLQEAYAKSVENSFSASNITVAATADEADAVVSADLTRIKPTAPKDDSSRSPGSRYYTKYSGEMDVRFTVVQGTETILVIEDRRDAGFDTGTASMNNRTSVQFDVRNLFNRWAIRLGKQMEVLAEPGA
- a CDS encoding SRPBCC family protein, which produces MKELVNEVVRINAPASVVWDFISDIEHCATWLTNVDSVSILKRGDNGLVGLRWEETRKMFGKEATETMWITRAEPLNFYQVEAHNHGAKYFSKLSIQVKPGGCELAMSFSAKAVSFSAKLSSLLMAPLMKSSVKKMVARDLSDIKHAAEQQAEAA
- the glsA gene encoding glutaminase A — translated: MDIHIKRLAAKLAPACLALIVVANYAIADFSDEALQRAVDEAYAEFKDDQRGENADYIPILAEVPSDLFAVVIATRDGKLFTAGDIEYRFSIQSVSKPFTAALIMNQQSPEVIREKIGVEPTGMPFNSKLALAVYEQRSVNPLVNAGAIAAVSLVEANDEAQRWELIHRNIEGFAGSELAILDEVFESEYSSASSNRGIANILFNDNRLYADPEESLRVYTMQCSIGVNTRDLAVMGATLANGGENPITGERMLAAEDVPELLAIMATAGFYDESGEWMFSAGLPAKTGVGGGIVAVVPGKFAIAAFAPRLDEAGNSVRAMEAIRHISSALGVGVFGANSYD
- a CDS encoding DcaP family trimeric outer membrane transporter, translated to MAIASHLITGATLSLLAPLALAQQSSSTEASQAKPLSSGTEQGLETEMVLPAPTNGATSSSALVGQDSFRLYGHAMLDMGFQTKQSDPDWPDVLRPTKLPSFENEYSNDGHFYSGVRQSRLGFASTSPTAYGELKTIIEFDLVGVGDNAGKTAFHLLKAWGEFGDFGAGQYNSVFMDADLFPNTIEYWGPSGMVFYNNVQVRWTPWRDGDSRFAVSIERPGGSGDGGEFSDFIATRGLIGDFELPDIAAHYRWAGDWGHVQAAGILRQIKWKDTSRDSNIDLSGEETGWGLNLSTNYFLGRHVIRASAVYGEGIQNYLNDASADIGVRQPAGTAPSDITSTTIPVLGIVAFIDLNWSQQWTSSIGYSMQDNDLPASASATEFKTGQYALANLLWHPASNIFMGPEIQWAQRDNYGSFSSEDLRIQFSVKYSFSKTL